Proteins from one Hydrogenophaga sp. SL48 genomic window:
- a CDS encoding IclR family transcriptional regulator yields the protein MKNSRDEVRARLSSLSLLGARKGSGQSRLSTNTVNPSHARQMATEELSESPTQERQGIQVIARMASLLRALEHRPDGLSLGELAKAVDLPRSTVQRIVDALDNEGFVLAATSYSGVRLGPALLSLAASTRFHIAEVARKTLEELAKECGETVDLSLVDQDKVVFIDQVAGTHRLTAVSAVGLSFALHSSANGKAVLASMEDSEIDRLKRRIKLLPATPNTITSWEMLEREIEAIRKAGVAYDREENSIGISAVSAAIRSPSGELAAISIPVPTQRFVDSEASLTQSLLKHARKLQQSLGK from the coding sequence ATGAAAAACTCACGCGATGAAGTGAGGGCTCGTCTCTCTTCGCTGTCGTTGCTGGGCGCAAGAAAAGGCTCAGGTCAATCACGCCTTTCAACAAACACCGTGAACCCCTCTCACGCGAGACAGATGGCCACTGAAGAATTGAGTGAATCGCCGACACAGGAGCGCCAGGGCATTCAGGTCATCGCGCGCATGGCTTCGCTACTGCGAGCTCTAGAACACCGACCTGATGGGCTCTCATTGGGCGAGCTGGCGAAGGCCGTAGACCTTCCTCGTTCCACGGTTCAGCGCATCGTTGACGCGCTTGACAACGAAGGCTTTGTGTTGGCTGCCACGTCCTACAGCGGAGTTCGTCTTGGTCCCGCGCTTCTGTCCCTTGCTGCGTCGACGCGATTCCACATCGCAGAGGTGGCAAGGAAAACGCTGGAAGAGCTGGCAAAAGAGTGCGGGGAGACCGTGGACCTCTCTCTGGTTGACCAAGACAAGGTTGTGTTCATAGACCAAGTCGCTGGCACGCATCGACTGACCGCTGTCTCTGCGGTGGGTTTGTCCTTCGCTCTACATTCATCGGCCAATGGGAAGGCTGTTCTGGCCTCGATGGAAGACAGCGAAATTGACCGCCTGAAGCGTCGCATCAAGCTCCTGCCCGCGACGCCGAACACCATCACCTCCTGGGAGATGCTGGAGCGAGAAATTGAAGCCATACGGAAGGCTGGAGTTGCCTACGACCGAGAAGAGAACTCCATCGGCATTTCGGCTGTGTCTGCAGCCATTCGGAGCCCTTCAGGGGAGCTGGCCGCCATCTCAATTCCTGTGCCGACGCAGCGCTTTGTCGACAGTGAAGCAAGCCTTACCCAGTCACTCTTGAAGCACGCGAGGAAGCTTCAGCAGTCACTTGGGAAATAA
- a CDS encoding DUF4011 domain-containing protein: MSDESLYKEDDASKLAGELFSGKLAVGDALAKLRTRLLDLSMRNRLLNYKHPKGRSLQVVDSPDLNLLFERLEEGKSVALLYVPDPPMRRYEGGKKPEARIYARELDIGTTVDIAPSTEATTYRRLPGLQVLQYPADLEKGVRKISSEARTVIEETGTNMLYLMFGFLEYFDSEDSEKAVHAPLLSMPVNLVRGKLDDESRTYLYELSHSGEDIAENFTLREKFRQQFRLELPELGEEDTPEDYFSKIQAAVSKRRNWTVRRRLSLGFLSFGKLAIWADLDPAKSQGLLSSELLRNIFEGGRVEASGAFHAEDYDIDGHDDGELPLIYDADSSQHSALIDVKSGKSLVINGPPGTGKSQTITNIIASAIAGGKKVLFVSEKLAALEVVKQRLEKAKLGDFCLELHSHKTQKKQLLESVEQRMTRRYLKPSGYESHVSVLREKRKALNSYSALLGSTTGNSLDLSVHTVFWVTERKRQHIEDELDAVAGISIQGADGWDASQLDKCRMVLSDAANALDELHCPPQESPWLGFQPGLLIKGDELPILRTVEQALVHAGKAESATCDLGPIFDGSSWTIRQLNDALNAVETLSSVPSNLEGELLESMFVDGASSAERVRGELLRLSSLLEGIRGLRRRSVERLTHQQPTDMHQFKCAVQEGWPVLTEEALSRPPSEVLSSGMRLKELLERLTKLASGRELHQPRDVENVLRRLASVAGNVECSQWMLTPGPELIAIGTAASRTVRDVHTSLDQVASVLKASGVPFAGRTEELQSLLDGRGMPELLPEAVLDDALLEELRRLNSGGWGDWTAEQFAATARETSEVVAGASQAADELKTFFSRLGIPIEVSKSWLDSIEVLLSVMESAPRELLPLRGPGLERTDFADIAIRAEDSYKSIAYKASKVTSAFHLDTLPEEESLRIYVQTFRRGDSLFNVFRSDWRRAKNAFKGTTKHKKNASSEVMSEHFSAVLSWKASQREFCANEQFKSVMGPLFNGMETDFTKARRIHEWIRTGTSSLLTTEAGQHINLVSIPEQHILLIAGSSAKVKGWVSKLHRLSQLVHSLPGIDPALARVRRIDELFTPLDQYGNNLSAGAALLKGVVRPTGSVKRAQELVELRRRISEHSDLLRALIQAPNQLAQAGATLGLSSSPLSYQNLREAVTHLQTTTDAARALGECVSLACGESESPQSTLNILQVLVDFNTSASTVLSSNEVPMLGSLHDWIDTRSRQLAALCGLVEPLIPAAKSGVSTKDAVEAIQSGIEATRVEASVASDQSLVRLLGGYLRGEATDESQLLVCLTWGSDVFAVSQHLPDGVANRLLQADSKKAAPTVARLISDANSAIKSYHQTMSNIEKWGELDWTKWDGAPTPADAKKRLERALAAGEALVPWSKYLAACNEADPLGVGELIQQVANGSLKSSSLVQAFDYVFFKTLSRGVLSNHRELAKFTGSGHERLRTEFAKLDKELIALNGEMYAYKVDSSKRLLQGVSSGRVGDLTEMALLTKETKKQKRHIPIRQLLRRAGRSLLELKPCFMMGPLSVAQYLEQGYLQFDLVVMDEASQLRPEDALGALARGKQLVVVGDPKQLPPTNFFGRLMEDDNEDPDAEPAIVDGVESILGICEHLYRPVRTLRWHYRSQHESLIAFSNSQFYDGRLVVFPSPYKRNRRLGVNYRYVREGIYQDRRNIPEAQRVVDAVFEHMLSCPEESLGVVTLNQTQRELIEDLLDKKLRNFPGAAEYLDRHEKAGWGFFVKNLENVQGDERDVIFVSTTFGKPPDGSAVRQNFGPINRPDGWRRLNVLFTRARRRIDLFTSMLPTDVVVDEKVSLGRKALREYLEFAQTGLLPSVRGVATGREADSDFEIAVADALRNRGYETESQVGVAGYFVDLGVRHPERRGEFLAGVECDGVTYHSSLSARDRDRIRQEVLESLGWRGRIIRVWSTDWFTDPVGQTDRLVGFLEHRLDEDAALPAPFSDEDLEELTSADEQLAENLEVPRLFNDTSLAGSGASSPTDLFVELGDRVTYEVVADPFERHTVQIVDSSSNLRLGLLNEATPLAQALLGLCVGDESVLRVDKLPARTLRILSIEKQSVDEGV; the protein is encoded by the coding sequence ATGTCCGACGAGAGTCTCTACAAAGAGGATGACGCCAGTAAGCTGGCGGGTGAACTATTCAGCGGCAAGCTCGCAGTAGGCGACGCGCTTGCCAAGCTGAGGACACGGCTGCTGGACTTGTCAATGCGGAATCGGCTGCTGAACTACAAGCACCCCAAGGGCCGCTCGCTCCAGGTTGTTGATAGTCCAGACTTGAACCTTCTTTTTGAAAGGCTCGAAGAAGGCAAGTCGGTTGCGCTGCTGTACGTTCCAGACCCGCCGATGAGGCGGTACGAGGGTGGCAAGAAGCCGGAAGCTCGAATCTATGCTCGCGAACTGGACATTGGAACAACCGTTGATATTGCGCCCTCAACTGAGGCAACCACTTACAGGCGCCTGCCTGGTCTTCAAGTACTTCAGTACCCGGCTGACTTGGAAAAAGGTGTTCGAAAAATCTCGTCAGAGGCGCGCACAGTCATCGAAGAGACTGGCACGAACATGTTGTATCTCATGTTCGGCTTCCTGGAGTACTTCGACAGCGAAGACTCTGAAAAGGCAGTACACGCCCCGCTGCTCTCAATGCCAGTCAACCTAGTTCGAGGAAAGCTAGACGATGAATCACGAACCTACCTGTATGAGCTCAGCCACTCCGGTGAAGATATTGCTGAAAACTTCACTCTACGGGAAAAGTTCCGGCAGCAGTTCCGTCTCGAATTGCCAGAGCTAGGTGAAGAAGACACCCCGGAAGACTATTTCTCAAAGATTCAAGCAGCGGTATCAAAGCGGCGAAACTGGACGGTCAGGCGCAGGCTCTCACTTGGATTCCTGTCTTTCGGGAAGCTGGCTATCTGGGCGGACCTGGACCCAGCAAAGTCACAGGGCCTTCTATCAAGTGAATTGCTGCGCAACATTTTTGAGGGTGGGCGCGTAGAGGCCAGTGGTGCGTTTCACGCCGAGGACTACGACATCGACGGCCACGACGACGGAGAGCTACCGCTCATCTACGACGCAGACTCGTCCCAGCACAGCGCTCTCATCGACGTCAAGAGCGGAAAAAGCCTGGTCATCAACGGACCACCGGGAACCGGCAAGTCTCAAACCATCACAAACATCATTGCTTCCGCGATTGCTGGCGGTAAGAAAGTGCTGTTCGTCTCAGAAAAGTTGGCTGCTCTGGAGGTCGTAAAGCAACGGCTGGAGAAAGCGAAACTTGGGGATTTTTGCCTAGAGCTCCACAGTCACAAGACACAGAAGAAGCAGCTCCTGGAAAGCGTCGAGCAACGCATGACCAGGCGGTACCTCAAGCCAAGCGGCTATGAGTCACATGTTTCCGTTCTCCGTGAGAAGAGAAAAGCTCTCAACTCGTACTCCGCGTTACTGGGAAGCACGACTGGGAACAGCCTTGACCTTTCAGTTCACACAGTGTTCTGGGTTACGGAGCGGAAGCGCCAGCACATTGAAGACGAGCTAGACGCCGTGGCTGGCATCTCAATCCAGGGAGCAGATGGTTGGGATGCAAGCCAACTGGACAAGTGCCGTATGGTCTTGAGCGACGCAGCAAATGCACTTGATGAGCTTCACTGTCCGCCCCAAGAGAGCCCTTGGCTTGGCTTTCAGCCAGGACTTCTCATCAAGGGAGATGAGCTTCCGATTCTGCGCACCGTTGAACAGGCACTGGTGCACGCCGGTAAAGCTGAAAGTGCCACATGTGATTTGGGCCCAATATTTGACGGCTCTTCGTGGACCATCAGACAACTCAATGACGCACTGAATGCTGTCGAGACCCTCTCCTCAGTCCCTTCGAATTTGGAAGGAGAGCTGCTTGAGTCGATGTTCGTTGACGGGGCTAGCTCCGCGGAAAGGGTGAGGGGTGAGTTGCTGCGGCTTTCGTCTTTGCTGGAGGGTATTCGAGGACTGAGAAGGCGCTCAGTTGAGCGCCTTACTCACCAACAACCAACCGACATGCACCAATTCAAGTGCGCTGTTCAAGAAGGTTGGCCAGTCCTTACCGAGGAAGCCTTGAGCCGGCCGCCATCAGAAGTACTTTCTTCAGGAATGCGACTCAAGGAACTCCTGGAAAGACTGACAAAGCTCGCGAGCGGCAGAGAGCTTCATCAGCCTAGAGATGTCGAAAACGTTCTTCGTCGGCTTGCTTCAGTAGCAGGCAATGTCGAATGCTCTCAGTGGATGCTCACTCCCGGACCCGAACTGATTGCGATTGGAACAGCTGCTTCGCGCACTGTCAGAGATGTCCACACGTCGCTTGACCAAGTCGCCTCCGTGTTGAAAGCGAGCGGTGTCCCCTTCGCAGGGCGCACAGAGGAATTGCAGTCCCTCCTCGACGGCAGAGGCATGCCAGAGCTGCTTCCCGAAGCAGTCCTCGATGACGCCTTGCTTGAAGAGTTGAGACGACTGAACTCGGGTGGCTGGGGAGACTGGACAGCAGAGCAATTCGCAGCGACCGCAAGGGAGACCTCTGAGGTAGTTGCCGGGGCCAGCCAGGCTGCCGATGAGCTAAAAACATTCTTCTCTCGACTAGGGATACCAATTGAAGTCTCAAAGTCTTGGCTCGATTCGATAGAGGTACTGCTCTCTGTCATGGAGTCAGCACCCAGAGAATTGCTGCCTCTTCGAGGCCCAGGCCTTGAGCGTACTGACTTCGCAGACATCGCGATTCGAGCTGAGGACTCATACAAAAGCATTGCCTACAAAGCCTCCAAAGTAACTTCTGCTTTCCACTTGGATACCCTGCCGGAAGAGGAGTCTCTTCGCATCTATGTCCAGACGTTTAGACGGGGAGACAGTCTATTCAACGTTTTTCGCTCGGATTGGCGCAGAGCAAAAAATGCATTCAAGGGCACGACAAAACACAAGAAAAACGCTTCCTCAGAGGTGATGAGCGAGCACTTCTCCGCCGTGCTTTCCTGGAAGGCTTCACAACGAGAGTTCTGTGCGAATGAGCAGTTCAAGTCTGTCATGGGTCCCCTGTTCAACGGCATGGAGACTGACTTCACGAAGGCCAGACGCATCCATGAGTGGATTCGAACAGGAACATCTTCCCTGCTGACAACAGAGGCTGGTCAGCACATCAACCTGGTCTCCATTCCAGAACAGCACATCCTGCTCATTGCTGGAAGTAGTGCAAAGGTCAAAGGGTGGGTGTCAAAGCTCCACCGTCTCTCTCAGTTGGTGCATTCGCTTCCGGGAATAGACCCTGCACTAGCACGGGTTCGAAGAATTGACGAGCTTTTCACTCCGCTAGACCAGTACGGAAATAACCTGTCAGCAGGAGCAGCGCTTCTCAAGGGTGTGGTGCGTCCAACAGGCTCTGTTAAGCGAGCGCAAGAGCTGGTTGAACTCCGGCGCCGTATCAGTGAGCACAGCGACCTTCTTCGAGCCTTGATTCAAGCACCCAATCAACTGGCACAAGCCGGCGCGACACTTGGTTTGTCGTCGTCTCCGCTTTCGTACCAAAACCTGCGAGAGGCTGTCACCCACCTCCAAACAACGACGGATGCCGCAAGAGCACTGGGAGAGTGTGTATCGCTTGCATGTGGGGAGAGCGAGTCGCCACAGTCGACGCTGAACATTCTTCAGGTTCTAGTGGACTTCAATACGAGTGCGAGCACGGTGCTTTCCTCCAACGAGGTTCCCATGCTCGGCTCATTACATGACTGGATTGATACCCGAAGTCGACAACTGGCCGCACTATGCGGCCTAGTTGAACCACTGATACCGGCAGCCAAGTCTGGAGTGTCTACAAAGGATGCTGTCGAGGCCATTCAATCCGGGATTGAGGCCACGAGGGTTGAGGCCTCTGTCGCTAGCGACCAGAGCTTGGTGAGGTTGCTTGGTGGCTATCTGCGCGGCGAGGCTACGGACGAATCGCAGCTCCTTGTCTGCCTGACTTGGGGAAGTGATGTCTTCGCTGTGTCTCAGCACCTCCCTGATGGTGTTGCGAACCGACTACTTCAAGCAGACTCCAAAAAAGCTGCGCCAACGGTCGCACGTTTGATTTCCGATGCCAACTCTGCCATCAAGTCTTACCACCAAACGATGAGCAACATCGAGAAGTGGGGTGAGCTTGACTGGACAAAGTGGGACGGCGCGCCGACACCTGCAGATGCAAAGAAGCGCCTTGAACGTGCGCTAGCAGCTGGTGAAGCGCTTGTTCCTTGGTCAAAGTATCTTGCTGCATGCAATGAGGCTGACCCTCTCGGTGTTGGCGAATTGATTCAGCAAGTAGCCAACGGCTCACTCAAGTCGAGCTCTCTTGTTCAGGCTTTCGACTACGTCTTCTTCAAGACGCTTTCGCGTGGAGTGCTCTCCAACCACCGAGAGCTAGCCAAATTTACTGGCTCTGGCCATGAGCGACTCAGAACTGAGTTCGCTAAGCTGGACAAAGAGCTGATTGCTCTCAATGGCGAGATGTACGCCTACAAAGTGGACTCTTCCAAACGGTTGCTCCAGGGAGTGAGCTCAGGTCGTGTTGGGGACCTGACTGAGATGGCGCTTTTGACCAAGGAAACGAAGAAGCAAAAGCGGCACATTCCCATCCGGCAACTTCTGCGACGTGCAGGCCGCTCGCTCCTGGAGCTCAAGCCATGTTTCATGATGGGACCGCTCTCAGTAGCACAGTACCTTGAGCAGGGGTATCTGCAATTCGACTTGGTGGTCATGGATGAAGCATCGCAGCTCCGGCCAGAGGACGCACTGGGCGCACTTGCCAGGGGCAAGCAGTTGGTCGTCGTGGGAGACCCCAAGCAGTTGCCTCCGACAAACTTTTTCGGTCGTCTTATGGAGGACGACAACGAAGACCCGGACGCAGAACCGGCAATTGTGGACGGAGTGGAGAGCATTCTCGGTATCTGCGAGCACCTCTATCGACCAGTACGCACGCTTCGCTGGCACTATCGGTCACAACACGAGTCCTTGATAGCGTTCTCTAACTCTCAGTTCTACGATGGCCGCCTAGTGGTTTTTCCGTCCCCGTACAAACGCAACAGACGTCTTGGCGTGAACTATCGCTACGTTCGTGAAGGCATATACCAAGACCGTCGCAACATCCCTGAGGCTCAACGTGTCGTAGATGCCGTTTTCGAGCACATGCTGTCGTGCCCTGAAGAGTCTCTCGGCGTTGTGACACTCAATCAAACGCAACGCGAGCTCATAGAGGACCTTCTGGACAAGAAGCTGCGTAACTTTCCCGGAGCTGCGGAGTATCTTGACCGTCATGAGAAAGCCGGGTGGGGGTTCTTCGTCAAGAACTTGGAAAACGTGCAGGGCGATGAGCGGGACGTCATCTTCGTTTCCACGACGTTCGGAAAGCCGCCAGATGGTTCTGCCGTTAGGCAGAACTTCGGCCCCATCAATCGCCCAGATGGTTGGCGTCGTCTGAACGTGCTCTTTACCAGAGCAAGACGACGCATCGACCTTTTCACCTCGATGCTGCCGACGGATGTTGTGGTTGATGAGAAGGTGTCGCTCGGTAGAAAGGCCTTACGCGAGTACCTCGAATTCGCTCAAACAGGCTTGCTTCCCAGCGTTCGTGGTGTCGCAACTGGGCGTGAAGCGGACAGTGACTTTGAAATTGCCGTGGCCGATGCCTTGCGGAATCGTGGGTATGAAACAGAGTCACAGGTTGGGGTCGCCGGCTACTTTGTTGACCTAGGTGTACGGCATCCCGAGCGTCGCGGCGAGTTCCTTGCTGGAGTGGAGTGTGATGGTGTGACTTATCACAGTAGCCTGTCTGCACGCGACCGCGACCGCATTAGACAGGAAGTACTGGAGTCTCTTGGTTGGCGAGGTCGCATCATTCGGGTGTGGTCAACAGACTGGTTTACAGACCCCGTGGGGCAGACCGACCGACTCGTAGGATTCCTTGAACATCGGCTTGATGAAGATGCTGCACTGCCTGCGCCATTCAGTGACGAGGACCTCGAAGAGCTCACATCTGCTGACGAGCAACTTGCAGAGAACTTGGAAGTACCCCGCCTTTTCAATGACACAAGCTTGGCGGGCTCAGGCGCATCGAGCCCCACTGACCTGTTCGTAGAGCTTGGGGACCGCGTGACGTACGAGGTGGTCGCAGACCCCTTCGAACGTCACACAGTTCAGATTGTTGATAGTTCAAGCAATCTTCGACTTGGCCTTCTCAATGAGGCAACTCCGCTTGCACAAGCCCTGCTTGGGCTTTGCGTGGGTGATGAATCCGTACTCCGTGTTGACAAACTCCCCGCTCGCACACTACGAATACTGAGCATTGAAAAACAATCGGTCGATGAAGGAGTGTGA